A DNA window from Actinomadura coerulea contains the following coding sequences:
- a CDS encoding DUF2637 domain-containing protein, with protein MSAANRAQVITRWGAIAFMAAAVLTATAGGFAQSYAGLYHWALEHGLRGWKAESFPLLVDLFIIVGELGLFLLAIDAFVIKRRALMSWLDFCLPLTIALAGWTASLIFNVGHVGHKTFSFQATAAVPPIVSMLGLFVLLRTLHRYVSQRTEEEEAKQPEPQTRAIAGPVTLNQITLMPLRNTGPFPQIQVPGYSGKAIESGTAGRSAEAKGAPAGEAARAPAAPAASAPAAAPAATAAPEPAPAPAPEPEPELAVVSAASRGSLNGRSSYGTVPEEDVPAGPAPENLRSLVIDILERRHGDVAATLAEVRAEGYRCDEAEIQRISDNHWFPYAVYRLLAKHHGDGELVAQELKAQGIVYDQVTLDALVQSWRV; from the coding sequence ATGAGCGCTGCCAACCGGGCACAGGTCATCACACGGTGGGGGGCCATCGCCTTCATGGCGGCCGCGGTCCTGACCGCCACCGCCGGTGGCTTCGCCCAGTCCTATGCCGGTCTCTACCACTGGGCCCTCGAACACGGCCTGCGGGGCTGGAAGGCCGAGTCGTTCCCCCTGCTGGTCGACCTGTTCATCATCGTCGGGGAACTCGGGCTGTTCCTGCTGGCCATAGACGCCTTCGTCATCAAGCGCCGGGCCCTGATGAGCTGGCTCGACTTCTGCCTGCCGCTGACCATCGCCCTCGCGGGCTGGACGGCCAGCCTCATCTTCAACGTCGGCCATGTCGGCCACAAGACCTTCTCCTTCCAGGCGACGGCCGCGGTCCCGCCGATCGTGTCGATGCTCGGCCTGTTCGTCCTGTTGCGGACGCTGCACCGGTACGTGTCGCAGCGGACAGAGGAGGAGGAGGCCAAGCAGCCCGAGCCGCAGACGCGCGCGATCGCCGGGCCGGTCACGCTGAACCAGATCACTCTGATGCCGCTGCGCAACACCGGCCCGTTCCCGCAGATCCAGGTGCCCGGGTACTCCGGCAAGGCGATCGAGTCCGGGACCGCGGGCAGGTCCGCCGAGGCCAAGGGCGCGCCCGCGGGCGAGGCGGCACGGGCTCCGGCCGCACCGGCCGCCTCCGCTCCGGCCGCGGCTCCCGCCGCGACCGCGGCCCCCGAGCCCGCCCCGGCCCCGGCCCCCGAGCCGGAGCCGGAGCTGGCGGTGGTCAGCGCGGCGTCGCGCGGCAGCCTCAACGGGCGCAGCTCCTACGGCACCGTCCCCGAGGAGGACGTGCCCGCAGGGCCCGCGCCGGAGAACCTGCGGTCCCTCGTCATCGACATCCTCGAACGCCGCCACGGCGACGTCGCCGCGACGCTCGCCGAGGTCAGGGCCGAGGGCTACCGCTGCGACGAGGCGGAGATCCAGCGGATCAGCGACAACCACTGGTTCCCGTACGCGGTGTACCGGCTTCTGGCCAAGCACCACGGCGACGGTGAGCTGGTCGCCCAGGAGCTGAAGGCCCAGGGCATCGTCTACGACCAGGTGACGCTGGACGCGCTCGTCCAGTCCTGGCGCGTCTGA